The following are encoded together in the Poseidonibacter lekithochrous genome:
- a CDS encoding methyl-accepting chemotaxis protein, whose amino-acid sequence MFENMTISKKLYSGFTLMIIIIIFITSIGVYKVNFINDTLNVIVEVNSVKQRYAINFRGSVHDRAIAIRDLVLATNKDDALFKKSVEDIKKLEKFYIMSAKPLDMIFSDGLNVDAKEKEILAKIKNIEKETLPLVSKIIELKMDAKDSEAKDLLLEKASGNFTYWLKVVNEFIDYQENKNQIATPEAREVASSFSNIMILILIVSLIIGTLIAYLISNQLIKSVGKVQFGLQDFFDFLNKKTNKSSIIDLNSKDEFGQMAQTINSNIQNIEKSIIQDDEFVKDIANFAKEIGSGNLVAQINKETQTKALLELKDILTKMQCDLNHTIAGNIPTLLNVLSSYKNHDFTVRFPDTSANVAIAINELGDVISELLSQSFNVGKTLESSSDTLIKNVDMLNISSNEAAASLEETSAVLEEITSTVTNNSNNVIEMSNYANEVDTSAKEGQELAKNTSNAMSEITEQVNTINEAISVIDQIAFQTNILSLNAAVEAATAGEAGKGFAVVAQEVRNLANRSAEAAKEIKSIVELATSKASYGKSISNKMIEGYDELLHNIEKTTETIQSIAIASREQEQGITQINSAIALLDTQTQKNAVIANETKDIAMKTDSIAKEIVLDLSNKKFKE is encoded by the coding sequence ATGTTTGAAAATATGACGATTTCAAAGAAATTATATTCTGGTTTTACTTTAATGATTATAATTATTATTTTTATTACATCTATTGGTGTTTATAAAGTAAATTTTATTAATGATACATTAAATGTAATAGTTGAAGTAAACTCAGTTAAACAAAGATATGCGATTAATTTTAGAGGTAGTGTTCATGATAGAGCTATTGCTATTAGAGATTTAGTATTAGCTACAAATAAAGATGATGCATTATTTAAGAAATCTGTAGAAGATATAAAAAAATTAGAAAAGTTTTATATAATGTCCGCAAAACCTCTGGATATGATTTTTTCTGATGGTTTAAATGTTGATGCTAAAGAAAAAGAAATATTAGCAAAAATAAAAAATATTGAAAAAGAAACACTACCTTTGGTTTCTAAAATAATTGAATTGAAAATGGATGCTAAAGATTCTGAAGCAAAAGATTTATTACTTGAAAAAGCCAGTGGAAATTTCACTTATTGGTTAAAAGTGGTAAATGAATTTATTGATTATCAAGAAAATAAAAACCAAATTGCAACACCAGAAGCAAGAGAGGTAGCTAGTAGTTTCTCTAATATTATGATTTTAATTCTAATAGTTTCACTAATAATTGGAACGTTAATTGCTTATTTAATTTCAAACCAATTAATAAAATCAGTTGGAAAAGTACAATTTGGATTACAAGATTTCTTTGACTTTTTAAATAAAAAGACAAATAAATCTTCTATTATTGATTTAAATTCAAAAGATGAATTTGGTCAAATGGCTCAAACGATTAATTCTAATATTCAAAATATTGAAAAGTCAATTATTCAAGATGATGAGTTTGTAAAAGATATTGCTAATTTTGCAAAAGAGATTGGAAGTGGAAATTTAGTAGCTCAAATAAATAAAGAAACACAAACAAAAGCTTTATTAGAATTAAAAGATATTCTAACAAAAATGCAGTGTGATTTAAATCATACAATTGCTGGAAATATTCCTACTTTATTAAATGTTTTATCAAGCTATAAAAATCATGACTTTACTGTAAGATTCCCTGATACATCGGCAAATGTTGCTATTGCTATTAATGAATTAGGAGATGTAATCTCTGAGTTATTATCACAATCTTTTAATGTAGGAAAAACATTAGAGAGTTCATCTGACACATTAATTAAAAATGTTGATATGTTAAATATTAGTTCAAATGAAGCAGCAGCTTCTTTAGAAGAAACATCTGCCGTTTTAGAAGAAATTACATCAACAGTTACGAATAATTCAAATAATGTAATTGAGATGAGTAATTATGCAAATGAAGTTGATACTTCTGCAAAAGAAGGGCAAGAGTTAGCAAAAAATACAAGTAATGCTATGAGTGAAATTACAGAACAAGTAAATACAATAAATGAAGCAATTAGTGTTATTGATCAAATTGCATTCCAAACAAATATTTTATCACTTAATGCAGCTGTAGAAGCGGCAACGGCTGGTGAAGCTGGAAAAGGTTTTGCTGTTGTTGCACAAGAGGTAAGAAACCTTGCCAATAGGTCTGCCGAGGCTGCTAAAGAGATTAAAAGTATAGTAGAACTTGCAACTTCAAAAGCTAGTTATGGAAAATCCATTAGTAATAAAATGATTGAAGGTTATGATGAGTTATTACATAATATTGAAAAAACTACAGAAACTATTCAAAGTATTGCAATAGCTTCGAGAGAGCAAGAACAAGGAATTACGCAAATTAATAGTGCAATAGCTTTACTTGATACACAAACACAAAAAAATGCAGTAATTGCAAATGAAACAAAAGATATTGCTATGAAAACAGATTCAATAGCAAAAGAGATAGTTTTAGATTTAAGTAATAAGAAATTTAAAGAGTAA
- a CDS encoding MATE family efflux transporter, giving the protein MLDTKPYILFFKYVIPSILGLLAISSASIIDGYFVGNYVGAIGLASINISYPITTVLFGLALMFAVGSSVMVGKLMGENNSKDASNVFTKSIISVSLISIVVCLILYLSLGNILDILNVQDELREKTFLYLPILLVFLPFLMSAIVLDYFVRVDENPNLSFAALFLSSLINVGLDYLFIVKYDWGISGAAYATGISQAAIILILLPHFFSKKATLKLVKPTGSWLNIIQAVKNGVSEFVNESSAGITVLIFNYIMLQNFGATGVASYTIIGYFIMISVMVSFAIADALQPIISKNYGALHFQRIKSFLKLGFLTIIIIEALITLTVLIVPEALINIFLESSELETKRITIEFISYAWPAFIFLGLNILITSYLTSIQKPLYSVVIALLRSLILPVIFIITLPNIFGNVGIFMALAISEFLTFIVASYIFINNRPTLIEKRS; this is encoded by the coding sequence ATGTTAGATACAAAACCTTATATACTATTTTTTAAATATGTTATTCCCTCAATATTAGGACTATTAGCAATATCTTCTGCAAGTATCATTGATGGATATTTTGTAGGAAATTATGTAGGAGCAATTGGACTTGCTTCAATAAATATTTCATACCCTATTACTACTGTTCTTTTTGGATTAGCTTTAATGTTTGCAGTTGGAAGCTCAGTTATGGTTGGAAAACTAATGGGTGAGAACAATTCAAAAGATGCTTCCAATGTTTTTACAAAATCCATTATTTCTGTTTCACTTATTAGTATTGTTGTATGTTTAATTTTGTACTTAAGTTTAGGAAATATTTTAGATATTTTAAATGTTCAAGATGAACTAAGAGAAAAGACTTTTCTTTATCTTCCAATACTTTTAGTTTTTTTACCATTTTTAATGAGTGCTATTGTTTTGGATTATTTTGTAAGAGTAGATGAAAATCCAAACCTTTCTTTTGCAGCATTATTTTTAAGTTCATTAATAAATGTAGGACTTGATTACTTATTTATCGTAAAGTATGATTGGGGAATAAGTGGAGCAGCTTATGCTACTGGTATTTCTCAAGCAGCTATTATTTTGATTTTACTTCCTCATTTCTTTTCAAAAAAAGCAACATTAAAACTAGTAAAACCAACAGGTTCATGGCTAAATATAATACAAGCTGTTAAAAATGGGGTATCTGAGTTTGTAAATGAATCAAGTGCTGGAATTACTGTACTTATTTTCAACTATATTATGCTTCAAAACTTTGGTGCAACTGGTGTTGCTTCGTATACAATTATTGGCTATTTCATTATGATAAGTGTTATGGTTAGTTTTGCAATCGCAGATGCACTACAGCCAATAATCTCCAAGAATTACGGAGCTTTACACTTCCAGAGAATCAAAAGTTTTCTAAAATTAGGCTTTCTTACAATCATAATTATTGAAGCCCTTATAACACTAACGGTATTAATAGTTCCAGAAGCATTAATAAATATATTTTTAGAAAGCTCTGAGCTTGAAACAAAAAGAATTACAATAGAGTTTATATCTTATGCCTGGCCTGCATTTATATTTCTGGGCTTAAATATTTTGATTACATCATATTTAACATCTATACAAAAACCACTATATTCTGTAGTTATTGCATTATTAAGAAGTTTGATATTACCAGTTATATTTATAATCACACTTCCAAATATCTTTGGAAATGTAGGTATTTTTATGGCTTTAGCAATTTCAGAGTTTCTTACATTTATAGTGGCTTCTTATATATTTATAAATAATAGACCAACTTTGATAGAAAAAAGGAGTTAG
- a CDS encoding DUF2860 family protein, translating to MKKVLLSSLLACSLFAAEQNYIELGFGSMDSKDNFSTDSKESISSLGNAQSEKESIPYFEFLYAYELNENMKIYTASQFGEFRIGSEVESNYGLFDFGVKADLMGEAWKNPYQTGSAREKTDTQEFGVYLGYGLSFNAQHESMIKYEFSNKEYDKDDLTGDLKRDGKRHVLSFENMYHSSLFGKQTSYIGNLALENFDADGEANSYNKYGVEFGTSTAFNDDLRLTLLANFGKQDYEKHNTAVNQKVNVKIYGAKAVLKWSKPFDYKNTYVSLKSGYEKEEANTDFYDKENTFGILSFGYLF from the coding sequence ATGAAAAAAGTATTATTATCATCATTATTAGCTTGTTCATTATTCGCAGCTGAACAAAATTATATAGAACTAGGTTTTGGATCAATGGATTCAAAAGACAACTTTTCAACTGACTCAAAAGAGAGTATCTCATCATTAGGAAATGCTCAATCTGAAAAAGAATCAATTCCTTATTTTGAATTTCTTTATGCTTATGAATTAAATGAAAATATGAAAATCTATACAGCTTCACAATTTGGAGAGTTTAGAATTGGTTCAGAAGTAGAATCAAACTATGGATTATTTGACTTTGGTGTTAAAGCTGATTTAATGGGTGAAGCATGGAAGAATCCATATCAAACAGGAAGTGCTAGAGAAAAAACTGATACTCAAGAATTTGGAGTATATTTAGGTTATGGTTTATCATTTAATGCGCAACATGAATCTATGATAAAATACGAATTTTCAAACAAAGAGTATGACAAAGACGATTTAACAGGTGATTTAAAAAGAGATGGGAAAAGACATGTTTTATCTTTTGAAAACATGTACCACTCTTCATTATTTGGAAAACAAACTTCTTATATTGGAAACTTAGCACTAGAAAATTTTGATGCAGATGGAGAAGCTAACTCATATAATAAATATGGAGTTGAGTTTGGAACATCAACTGCTTTCAATGATGATTTAAGACTTACTTTATTAGCTAACTTTGGAAAACAAGATTATGAAAAACATAATACTGCTGTAAACCAAAAAGTAAATGTGAAAATTTATGGAGCAAAAGCAGTTCTTAAATGGAGCAAACCATTTGATTATAAAAATACTTATGTTAGTTTAAAGTCTGGCTATGAAAAAGAAGAAGCAAATACAGACTTCTATGACAAAGAAAATACATTTGGTATCTTAAGTTTTGGTTACCTTTTCTAG
- a CDS encoding response regulator transcription factor — protein sequence MEKLKNIKILYIDDEDLIRSNAVEYLEFYCDNVYEAKDGLEGIEVYEKFKPDIIITDIKMPKLNGLEMVRQIRQKDKTTRIIVATAFLETSYLLEAIDLGLVKYLTKPITEDKLLPILKSCVLDVFEDKSIFFFENDISFDMLNKTLFKNEIQIMLTKKELMFLELLLKNSKRAVKYSELSNYVWNGNMSEDAIRSIVKELRKKISKQTIKNVSGIGYQVQVLEKNV from the coding sequence ATGGAAAAACTAAAAAACATTAAAATACTTTATATTGATGATGAAGATTTAATAAGATCTAATGCTGTTGAATATCTAGAATTCTATTGTGATAATGTATATGAAGCTAAAGATGGATTAGAAGGTATAGAAGTATATGAAAAATTCAAACCTGATATTATAATCACAGATATTAAAATGCCAAAACTAAATGGTTTAGAAATGGTTCGACAAATAAGACAAAAAGATAAAACTACTAGAATTATTGTTGCAACTGCATTTTTAGAAACATCTTATTTATTAGAAGCTATAGATTTAGGCTTAGTAAAATATCTTACAAAACCAATAACAGAAGATAAACTACTTCCTATTTTAAAATCATGTGTTTTAGATGTATTTGAAGATAAAAGTATATTCTTTTTTGAAAATGATATTAGCTTTGATATGTTAAATAAAACACTATTTAAAAATGAAATACAAATTATGCTTACAAAAAAAGAGTTGATGTTTTTAGAGTTATTACTAAAGAACAGTAAAAGAGCTGTAAAGTATTCTGAATTAAGTAATTATGTTTGGAATGGGAATATGAGTGAAGATGCTATTCGATCTATTGTTAAAGAGCTTAGAAAAAAAATAAGTAAACAAACAATTAAAAATGTTTCAGGAATAGGTTATCAAGTACAGGTTTTAGAAAAAAATGTTTAG
- a CDS encoding glycine zipper 2TM domain-containing protein produces the protein MKKFLSIIFLAVTLVFTGCMNNNDVSYDYEDYKKIKQVMVGTILNARAVNIKDDGKGSIIGAIGGGVLGSTIGKGNGSTLATLGGVALGGFIGNSINKTKAQELTVRLENGETIVVLSKETAFINGDRIRIVKVGDEVSSVYKL, from the coding sequence ATGAAAAAATTTCTTTCTATAATATTTTTGGCGGTAACACTTGTATTTACAGGTTGTATGAATAATAATGATGTTTCATATGATTATGAAGATTATAAAAAAATTAAACAAGTAATGGTTGGCACAATACTTAATGCTAGAGCTGTTAATATTAAAGATGATGGTAAAGGCAGCATAATTGGAGCAATAGGTGGAGGAGTTTTAGGATCAACAATAGGAAAAGGTAATGGCTCAACACTAGCAACTCTAGGAGGTGTTGCATTGGGAGGATTTATTGGTAATTCTATAAATAAAACTAAAGCACAAGAGCTTACTGTAAGACTTGAAAATGGTGAGACTATTGTTGTTTTATCAAAAGAAACAGCCTTTATAAATGGGGATAGAATACGAATAGTTAAAGTAGGAGATGAAGTTTCTAGTGTCTATAAACTTTAA
- a CDS encoding response regulator transcription factor, with amino-acid sequence MDSKKILLIEDDISLQNLIDEYLKEYKYFCTIFSSPRSALEEFSKNANDYSLVILDLGLPEMDGFDLLKKLKEIKDIPIIISTARDDLGNKIFGFELGADDYLAKPYEPRELVLRIDAILKRYVTESSYIIGSFKVQKDTNQVFLDNNEIEFTKIENEIFMLLLNNANKIISREVILNQTSLKNDTKNRTIDMHISNIRFKIDDDSKDSKHIKSVWGIGYKFINDN; translated from the coding sequence ATGGATTCGAAGAAAATACTATTAATAGAAGATGATATTAGTTTACAAAATTTAATAGATGAGTATCTAAAAGAGTACAAGTACTTTTGTACAATTTTTTCAAGTCCACGAAGTGCTTTAGAAGAGTTTTCTAAAAATGCTAATGATTACTCACTAGTCATTTTAGATTTAGGACTTCCAGAAATGGATGGTTTTGATTTACTAAAAAAACTAAAAGAGATAAAAGATATACCCATAATTATCTCAACAGCTAGAGATGACTTAGGAAATAAAATATTTGGTTTTGAATTAGGAGCAGATGATTATCTTGCAAAACCTTATGAACCAAGAGAGTTAGTATTAAGAATTGATGCAATCTTAAAAAGATATGTTACTGAGAGTTCTTATATAATTGGTTCTTTTAAAGTACAAAAAGATACAAATCAAGTTTTTTTAGATAATAATGAAATTGAGTTTACTAAAATAGAGAATGAAATATTTATGTTGTTGCTAAATAATGCAAATAAGATTATCTCAAGGGAAGTAATATTAAATCAAACTTCATTAAAAAATGATACAAAAAATAGAACTATTGATATGCATATTAGTAATATTAGATTCAAAATTGATGATGATTCAAAAGATTCTAAACATATTAAATCAGTTTGGGGGATAGGGTATAAGTTTATAAATGACAATTAA
- a CDS encoding efflux RND transporter permease subunit: MMEKLIKFFLTKTRLNYTAFIFLILLGIVSYQTIPKDVFPSIKIDKIAVSGSYSGASIDNLNKMAVTKLEKDMKSLNGVKKVESFIKNAEFSVILTLEKGLDTYSLLNKVKDIISNNKGNLPSDMDEPRASIVDFSFPLISVTIASNNKTQDELISLADKLKISLSSIENISKVDLYESTTRVYEIILDNQKIDLYGLNKNTLQNQIQNISYIFPLGKIEDKKGHLYLSAKNGAKSADELLNTMIKIDDKSIYLSDIAKVKRKYQQTDVLSFLNGSKNIELGLSKNEKANAIELVKQVKEKVKKFNTQYKDVEVGTFYDTSILIKKRLNTVISGIMFGLLLVAIAIYILINKRVAFIVVLGIPTAILMGVVFLSFTSYTINMITLIGALLVLGILVDDAIIIAENIQRHIAKGEDKLQSAINGTKEVITPVLASSLTTVFAFIPMMMLTGELGEFLKMIPVAVVVLILASLVESFIFLPIHGLHTLNKDDKELDWSKANNIYRKCLEGILKYKKTFVIGFTISITALTIFLISSMRYQMFPDFDGDRFFIRGKFDMNHSVLEVKNKTLEIQAKLLEIKEDLGLKSIAYTVGLRTDNQENIEIKPSVFQFNIEVKERVPQNFVDEFITPIFSFNTDEENRTRKKSLDEIVLYLNDLFKDYKPEGLSEFAIKKEGAGITSNDIEILISTKDTKLLNASINELKQELKNIDGIIFVDDTAKKGIKELKIEINEYGQSLGFNETNVSNILSSSYLKSTQSKGLDDEGVIEFISYDINKNSFEEFENFEVQVPNTSKQIALNEIANFIYIENFDSIYKQNGINIKSVVANVNNKIITATETIELLANKLQELEEKGVSIILEGEAEQNKQMAKELTFAFFIAIFLIFLTLLTMFDSFKYTVLVLSLIPLSVTGAIFGHLILGMNLTLTSIVGILGLAGVVINDAIVMLDFIKKTESVDELIKRATLRLRPIVITSITTFLGLSTLIFFATGQSKILQPLATSLGFGLLWGTVLTLLFLPALFAMLNKKIKG; encoded by the coding sequence ATGATGGAAAAGCTAATTAAATTTTTTCTTACTAAAACAAGATTAAACTACACTGCGTTTATCTTTCTTATTTTATTAGGAATAGTCTCTTATCAAACAATACCAAAAGATGTATTCCCATCAATTAAAATTGATAAGATTGCTGTTAGTGGTTCATACAGTGGAGCTAGTATTGATAACCTAAATAAAATGGCTGTTACAAAACTAGAAAAAGACATGAAATCTCTAAATGGAGTTAAAAAAGTAGAGTCTTTTATTAAAAATGCTGAGTTTAGTGTAATACTTACTTTAGAGAAAGGTTTAGATACATATAGTTTACTAAATAAAGTAAAAGATATTATTTCCAATAACAAAGGTAATTTACCCTCAGATATGGATGAGCCAAGAGCTTCTATTGTAGATTTCTCTTTTCCTTTAATAAGTGTTACTATTGCTTCAAATAATAAAACACAAGATGAATTAATATCTCTTGCAGATAAATTAAAAATCTCATTATCTTCTATTGAAAATATCTCCAAAGTTGATTTATATGAAAGTACAACTAGAGTTTATGAAATTATTCTAGATAATCAAAAAATTGATCTTTATGGGTTAAATAAAAATACATTACAAAACCAAATACAAAATATTTCTTATATCTTCCCACTTGGGAAAATTGAAGATAAAAAAGGACATCTTTATTTATCTGCTAAAAATGGAGCAAAAAGTGCAGATGAGCTTTTAAATACCATGATTAAAATAGATGATAAATCTATATACTTATCAGATATTGCAAAAGTTAAAAGAAAATATCAACAAACTGATGTTTTATCATTTTTAAATGGCTCAAAAAACATTGAATTAGGTTTATCAAAAAATGAAAAAGCAAATGCTATTGAGTTAGTAAAACAAGTAAAAGAAAAAGTAAAAAAGTTTAATACTCAATACAAAGATGTAGAAGTAGGCACATTTTATGATACTTCTATTCTAATTAAAAAAAGACTTAATACTGTTATCTCAGGGATAATGTTTGGGCTTTTACTTGTGGCTATTGCCATATATATTTTGATTAATAAACGTGTTGCTTTTATAGTTGTACTTGGTATTCCAACTGCTATTTTAATGGGTGTAGTTTTTCTATCTTTTACTTCTTATACTATTAATATGATTACATTAATTGGGGCTTTATTAGTCTTAGGTATTTTAGTTGATGATGCGATAATTATCGCTGAGAATATACAAAGACATATAGCAAAAGGTGAAGATAAACTTCAAAGTGCAATAAATGGAACAAAAGAAGTAATTACACCAGTACTAGCCTCTTCTCTTACAACGGTATTTGCTTTTATCCCTATGATGATGCTAACAGGTGAGCTTGGAGAGTTTCTAAAAATGATTCCAGTTGCGGTTGTTGTTTTAATTCTTGCATCACTAGTTGAAAGTTTTATATTCTTACCTATTCATGGATTACATACATTAAACAAAGATGATAAAGAACTTGATTGGAGTAAGGCGAATAATATTTATAGAAAATGTCTAGAAGGCATTTTAAAATACAAAAAAACATTTGTTATTGGTTTTACTATTAGTATTACAGCTCTTACAATATTTTTAATCTCAAGTATGAGATATCAAATGTTCCCTGACTTTGATGGGGATAGATTCTTTATTAGAGGAAAGTTTGATATGAATCACTCTGTTTTAGAAGTAAAAAACAAAACATTAGAAATTCAGGCAAAACTACTAGAAATAAAAGAAGACTTAGGATTAAAATCTATTGCTTATACAGTGGGTCTTAGAACAGATAATCAAGAAAACATTGAAATAAAACCTTCTGTTTTTCAGTTTAATATTGAAGTAAAAGAGAGAGTTCCTCAAAACTTTGTAGATGAGTTTATTACTCCTATTTTCTCTTTTAATACTGATGAAGAAAATCGTACTAGAAAAAAGAGTTTAGATGAAATCGTACTTTATTTAAATGATTTATTTAAAGATTATAAACCAGAGGGTTTAAGCGAATTTGCTATTAAAAAAGAAGGTGCAGGAATTACCTCAAATGATATAGAAATTCTTATATCTACAAAAGATACAAAACTATTAAATGCATCTATAAATGAATTAAAACAAGAACTAAAAAATATTGATGGAATTATTTTTGTAGATGATACAGCAAAAAAAGGTATTAAAGAGCTAAAAATAGAGATCAATGAATATGGACAATCCTTAGGATTTAATGAGACAAATGTATCAAATATATTATCAAGTTCATATCTAAAATCTACTCAATCTAAGGGTTTAGATGATGAAGGTGTTATTGAATTTATTTCTTATGACATAAATAAAAACAGTTTTGAAGAGTTTGAAAACTTTGAAGTTCAAGTACCAAATACAAGTAAACAAATAGCTTTAAATGAAATAGCAAACTTTATTTATATTGAAAACTTTGATTCTATTTACAAACAAAATGGAATTAATATCAAATCAGTTGTAGCAAATGTTAATAATAAAATCATAACAGCAACAGAAACAATAGAATTACTTGCTAATAAATTACAAGAATTAGAAGAGAAAGGTGTTAGTATTATTTTAGAAGGGGAAGCTGAACAAAATAAACAAATGGCAAAAGAGTTAACTTTCGCATTCTTTATTGCTATTTTCTTAATCTTTTTAACCCTACTTACTATGTTTGATTCTTTTAAATATACAGTTCTTGTATTGTCTTTGATTCCCTTATCTGTAACAGGGGCTATTTTCGGTCACTTAATATTAGGAATGAATCTAACATTAACTTCTATTGTTGGAATATTAGGACTTGCTGGAGTTGTTATTAATGATGCAATTGTAATGCTTGATTTTATTAAAAAAACAGAATCTGTAGATGAGTTAATCAAAAGAGCGACATTAAGATTAAGACCAATTGTAATTACTTCAATTACTACATTCCTAGGTTTATCAACACTTATATTCTTTGCAACTGGACAATCTAAGATATTACAACCTCTAGCTACATCATTAGGTTTTGGTCTTCTTTGGGGAACAGTATTAACACTACTATTTTTACCAGCATTATTTGCAATGTTAAACAAAAAAATTAAAGGATAA
- a CDS encoding sensor histidine kinase has protein sequence MFRVFIYVFLFISFLDASIIKKVEVFESTDRSLSVEDIKESKKFKRTKLPFIRASSNIFFLRVTFDKSKLDDELYSVELDTEFNNISVEKDIKYLDIYKNKVLDQSLDSFTETIYIKLNNIDDYVNFNIFVSESNDYAFKQILLSKFFGVAYGIVFAAFLYYIAFFIFNREKTYIYYALTQLSMLGILLFLSYREIENDRFYMDIIFFSFYLFSNLFTKSFLNTKVNTPIIDKILTYSIFLYTLDMLSGWIFNFYFMADMMPLSTLLIVYLIAGYVVYNQGYKPALFYLISWSIMVFSFLFIEFQFYFTTQELFIKPNYIIHVIAPLESLILAFALSYKMKILEEEKLQQQEFLTHQSKLASMGEMIGNIAHQWRQPLTHLSYIMMNLKTAFERDKLTSEYFDKKSIEAKNQLEFMSHTIDDFRDFFKVSKEKELFSLKIAIDEVINLLSASLNSYEIEVKFTYEKDIEIKSLRGELLQVIFNILNNAKDEFIRKDTSNPIINIHLYKEKKNIFIEISDNAGGIKNEILQKVFEPYFTTKDKGLGIGLYMSKMIIEKNIAGKLDVSNIEEGALFSIKIPNK, from the coding sequence ATGTTTAGAGTATTTATATATGTATTTTTATTTATATCTTTTTTAGATGCCTCAATAATCAAAAAAGTTGAAGTATTTGAAAGTACAGATAGAAGTTTGAGTGTAGAAGATATAAAAGAATCAAAAAAATTTAAACGAACTAAACTTCCTTTTATTAGAGCTTCCTCAAATATATTCTTTTTAAGAGTTACCTTTGATAAATCTAAACTTGATGATGAACTATATTCAGTTGAATTAGATACCGAGTTTAATAATATCTCTGTTGAAAAAGATATAAAGTATCTTGATATTTATAAAAATAAAGTTTTAGATCAGTCTTTAGATAGTTTTACGGAGACAATTTATATTAAACTTAACAATATTGATGATTATGTAAACTTTAATATTTTTGTTTCTGAATCAAACGATTATGCCTTTAAACAAATATTATTAAGCAAGTTTTTTGGAGTTGCATATGGAATTGTATTCGCTGCTTTTTTATATTATATAGCTTTTTTTATTTTTAATAGAGAAAAAACTTATATTTATTATGCTTTAACACAACTCTCAATGCTTGGTATTTTGCTTTTCTTATCGTATAGAGAAATTGAAAATGATAGATTTTATATGGATATAATTTTCTTTTCTTTCTATTTATTTTCAAATTTATTTACAAAATCATTTTTAAATACAAAAGTAAATACTCCTATAATTGATAAAATCCTTACATATTCAATATTTTTATATACCCTAGATATGTTATCTGGTTGGATTTTTAATTTCTATTTTATGGCAGATATGATGCCTCTTTCTACTCTTTTAATTGTTTATCTTATTGCTGGTTATGTGGTATATAATCAAGGATATAAACCTGCATTATTCTATTTAATCTCATGGAGTATAATGGTTTTCTCTTTTCTTTTTATTGAGTTCCAATTCTATTTTACTACGCAAGAACTTTTTATTAAACCAAATTATATTATTCATGTAATAGCTCCTTTAGAGTCGTTGATATTAGCATTTGCATTATCTTATAAAATGAAAATTTTAGAAGAAGAAAAACTACAACAACAAGAGTTTTTGACACACCAAAGTAAACTAGCTTCCATGGGAGAAATGATTGGTAATATTGCTCATCAATGGCGACAACCACTAACTCATCTATCATATATTATGATGAATCTAAAAACAGCATTTGAAAGAGATAAATTAACAAGTGAGTATTTTGATAAGAAATCAATTGAAGCAAAAAATCAGTTAGAGTTTATGTCTCATACTATTGATGATTTTAGAGACTTTTTCAAAGTATCTAAGGAAAAAGAGCTTTTTAGTTTAAAAATAGCAATTGATGAGGTGATCAATCTTTTAAGTGCGAGTTTAAATTCATATGAAATAGAAGTAAAATTTACATATGAAAAAGATATAGAAATTAAGAGTTTAAGAGGTGAGTTATTACAAGTAATTTTTAATATTTTAAATAATGCTAAAGATGAGTTTATTAGAAAAGATACAAGTAATCCTATAATTAATATTCATCTTTATAAAGAAAAGAAAAACATATTTATTGAAATTTCAGATAATGCAGGTGGAATAAAAAATGAAATATTACAGAAAGTTTTTGAACCATATTTTACAACCAAAGATAAAGGTTTAGGAATTGGACTTTATATGTCAAAAATGATTATTGAAAAAAATATTGCTGGGAAATTAGATGTTTCAAATATAGAAGAGGGTGCATTATTTAGTATAAAGATACCAAATAAATAA